A single region of the Litorilinea aerophila genome encodes:
- a CDS encoding peptidoglycan DD-metalloendopeptidase family protein, which translates to MCCSWRRRRNRRRFRLRRAWLPAMVAAALWAGCWLPGSRVLGAPGAAPLPQVIIVSPEDITTPTPTPPPVSATPAPTSSLVDEGQAGVYVVRPGDTLWSVALEIGVDLAEVPCAVGPHFDPAQPLVIGDMLHVPPPGFTCHTVEPGETLATVAARYALDPAQIYAVAWNGLQGQPLEAVTLVPGQHLRIPPPRSAEGAAAGFLPWILQQPINTSPFGAIAMRPPTKRLMERPAAPIPADWPYGSGYFIWPVYGWLSQGYRYDHRAVDIAAPAGTFVMAADRGVVVRAGWNDQGYGRFVVIDHNIDYVTLYAHLTEIFVQEGEIVAQGQVIGSVGSTGNSTGPHLHFEIRDFGRRINPLELLVR; encoded by the coding sequence ATGTGTTGCTCCTGGCGCCGACGCCGTAATCGCCGGCGGTTCCGCCTCCGCCGCGCCTGGCTGCCGGCCATGGTGGCCGCGGCCCTCTGGGCCGGATGCTGGCTGCCCGGGTCCCGGGTGCTGGGCGCCCCGGGGGCCGCGCCTTTGCCCCAGGTCATCATCGTCTCGCCCGAGGACATCACCACCCCCACGCCCACGCCGCCCCCTGTGAGCGCCACCCCTGCCCCCACCAGCTCCCTGGTCGACGAGGGCCAGGCGGGTGTCTACGTGGTGCGGCCGGGCGACACTCTCTGGTCGGTGGCCCTGGAGATCGGCGTGGATTTGGCTGAGGTTCCCTGTGCAGTGGGCCCCCACTTTGACCCGGCCCAGCCCCTGGTCATCGGCGACATGTTGCATGTGCCGCCGCCGGGCTTCACCTGCCACACGGTGGAGCCCGGCGAAACCCTGGCGACGGTCGCGGCCCGCTACGCCCTCGACCCGGCCCAGATCTATGCCGTGGCCTGGAATGGCCTTCAAGGGCAGCCCCTGGAAGCGGTCACCCTCGTGCCGGGCCAACACCTGCGCATCCCGCCGCCCCGCTCGGCGGAAGGGGCAGCCGCGGGCTTCCTTCCCTGGATCCTCCAGCAGCCCATCAACACCTCGCCCTTTGGTGCCATCGCCATGCGTCCACCGACGAAACGGCTGATGGAGCGCCCCGCGGCTCCGATACCGGCGGACTGGCCCTACGGCAGCGGCTATTTCATCTGGCCGGTCTACGGCTGGCTCAGCCAGGGCTACCGCTATGACCACCGGGCGGTAGACATCGCCGCGCCGGCGGGGACGTTTGTCATGGCCGCGGACCGGGGCGTGGTGGTGCGGGCCGGCTGGAACGACCAGGGATACGGGCGCTTCGTGGTGATCGACCACAACATCGACTACGTGACCCTCTACGCCCATCTAACCGAGATCTTCGTGCAGGAGGGGGAGATCGTGGCCCAGGGGCAAGTGATCGGCAGCGTGGGCTCCACCGGCAACAGCACCGGCCCCCACCTCCACTTCGAAATCCGAGACTTCGGCCGCCGCATCAATCCGCTGGAGTTGTTGGTGCGCTGA
- a CDS encoding iron-sulfur cluster-binding protein gives MIQPSHNTDGTLTAVVVRPAHGGGPAHWISLLLPADVAQGHPAEEAGRFFLARCGAQSPQERQENWHFYLRRPLTVAGHRPAPQELAPARGEDQPTEWRLLLPPLDDPGARWLAGLPPGAPVNLLGPFGQGFTLPPQRRNLLLLAEAPFVPLLLPLMDAMLDRGGRVTLLLPGEAAMESALAAQLPLAVEVRTGEPWAALPGAGWETQLSELLPWADALCGIIPAPHRQTLAEAIRRHRFRLEPGYAQVWVEADLVCGVGACLACAVEVSGGGVTRACVHGPVFDLVRLCT, from the coding sequence ATGATACAACCCAGCCACAACACCGACGGTACCCTCACTGCTGTGGTGGTCCGCCCCGCCCATGGAGGCGGCCCGGCCCACTGGATTTCCTTGCTATTGCCGGCCGACGTGGCCCAGGGTCACCCGGCCGAAGAGGCCGGGCGCTTCTTCCTGGCCCGTTGCGGTGCCCAAAGCCCCCAGGAACGGCAGGAAAACTGGCATTTCTACCTGCGCCGCCCCCTGACCGTGGCAGGTCACCGACCCGCCCCCCAGGAGCTGGCACCGGCCCGGGGAGAAGACCAGCCCACCGAGTGGCGCCTGCTGCTGCCACCCCTGGACGACCCCGGCGCCCGCTGGCTGGCCGGCCTCCCGCCCGGCGCGCCGGTCAATCTGCTGGGGCCCTTCGGCCAGGGCTTCACCCTGCCGCCCCAACGGCGGAACCTCCTGCTTCTAGCGGAGGCCCCCTTCGTTCCCCTCCTGCTGCCCCTGATGGACGCCATGTTGGACCGGGGCGGACGGGTCACCCTGCTGCTGCCCGGCGAGGCCGCCATGGAGAGCGCCCTGGCGGCCCAGCTTCCCCTGGCCGTGGAAGTGCGTACCGGAGAACCGTGGGCCGCCCTCCCCGGGGCAGGCTGGGAAACACAACTCTCGGAGCTCCTGCCCTGGGCCGACGCCCTCTGCGGCATTATCCCCGCCCCACACCGCCAGACCCTGGCCGAGGCCATCCGGCGCCACCGCTTCCGGCTGGAGCCGGGCTACGCCCAGGTGTGGGTAGAGGCCGACCTGGTGTGTGGTGTGGGGGCATGCTTAGCCTGCGCCGTGGAGGTATCCGGCGGCGGCGTGACCCGGGCCTGCGTCCATGGGCCGGTCTTCGATCTAGTGCGCCTGTGTACATAA